The DNA segment CGTCCTGACCGGCCAATGCTGCGTTGTCCGACGCGCCGGCCCGCCGGCACGCCCTAAGGTCGGTGCATCGATCGCACACCAGGAGCCTTCCCATGATCACCACCGAACCCACGATGACCAACCTGTTCCTGCAACTGGGCCTGGAGGAGAGCCCGGACGCCATCACCCGCTTCATCCACACCCACCAGCTCGGCGCCGGAGTGCAGGTGGCCGATGCGCCGTTCTGGAACGATGCGCAGCGCCAGTTCCTGGCGGAGCAGCTCAAGGCCGATGCGCCCTGGGCCATGGTGGTGGACCAGTTCAACGAGGCGCTGCACGCCGATGCGGTCGAGCGGCGCACCGAAGCGGAAGTGCCGGGCACCGCCGAGGCCGTGCCCTCGCGCTGATCGCCACGCCGCCGGAGTACCGGTCCCCCTTCCATGCGCTGCGCATCTGGAGAGAATGTGCAGGCAATCTTGCGGACGAGGGACATGGAGGGACGGCGATGAGGGATGGTGGGAATAATGGCCGCGATGGCCAGGAAGCTGCGCAGCCCGGTGGCTGGTCAGGCATTGCCGCGCTGGAAGGCGCGTGGTCGCGCATGGCGCGGGCGCGCCTGGGGCATGCGCCGGAGGTACCGATGCGGCAATGGCGCGAGGACCATTGGGTGCTGCATGCCCTGGGCATCGGGATCGAACCGTTCCATGCCTGGTTCGGCCGGACCGATGCAACGGACTTCCCCGCCTTCGCGCGGTGGCTGCAGGAAACCGCGGGGGATCCGCCTGCGGACCGGCTGGCGCGGCTCGAGACCGTGCTGGCAGGACTGCCCCTGCCGCCCGACGCGCAGCGGCTGATCGCTGAGGTGGACCGCATGGAGCCGGTGTTGTCCGGGGAGGACCTGGCTTTCTGGGATGCGCAGGGCTATGTGGTGCTGCACGACGCCGCGCCGCCGGACGATGTCGCTGCCGCGGCCAGGGCCATCTGGGAGTTCATCGGCGCACAGCCGGAGGATTCCGCCACCTGGTATCCCTTCAACGACCACGGCATCATGGTGCAGCTCTTCCAGCACGAGGCCCTGGAGCGCAACCGGCGCAACCTGCGCATCCACAAGGCATTCGCCCAGCTGTGGGGCACGGCGGACCTGTGGTGCACCACCGACCGCGTGGGGTTCAACGCGCCGGAGACGCCAGCGCACCGCTTCCGCGGCCCGCACCTGCACTGGGACGTCAGCCTGCGGATGCCAGTTCCCTTCGGGACCCAGGGCATCCTGTACCTGGCGGACACCCGGGCGGAGCAGGGGGCGTTCACCCTCGTGCCCGGCTTCCACCAGCGGCTCGGGGCATGGCTGGACGGGCTGCCGGGGGGACCGGCCTCCGCGCGCACGCAGGACCTCCAGGCACTGGGCGCGGTGCCCATCGCAGGGCGTGCCGGCGATCTCATCATCTGGCACCACGCCCTGCCGCATGGCAGCCGGCCCAATACGGCTGACCGGCCCCGGCTGGTGCAGTACATGAACTTCTTTCCCGCCGAAGCGCCCGCACAGGACGAGTGGATCTGAGCGGCGTTGCGGTGCATCGGGGCATTGCGCGACCCGCTCGCATGGCCTTGTCCGACGCGGGGCGCGGGGCACGGCGGGTTACCTTGGGAGTCTCATAAACCGTCGATGGAGAAGATCCCATGAATGCACCACGCAACTCGGCTGGCGCCGTTCCCACGTCCTCGAGCCGCAACCGCTACGCCAGTGCCCGCACCCTGTGGGTGGCCGGCATCGCTTTGGCGGTCATTCTCTTCGTATTCATGATCCCCTGGTAATCGCCCCCCGGGTACAACCGGCATGGGAGGCCCGGGCAGGGTGGAGCGCGATGGCAGCTCCGTCTGTCCGGGCCGACGGCGGACGCCGGCGATGGTCGCCAGGCGCCGCACCATGTCGGGAGGGACCCATGTCGAAATCTCTGTTTTACGTATTCGGCCGGCGCTGCGCGCAGGCCTTGGGCTGGCTCGCGCTGGCGGTCGCGCTGCCGGTGGCTGCACAGGTCACTCCGGGAGAAACCTATACCGGGCGCGGCACGAACTATGGTTACAGCGGCGGCGGCAATTGCAGCCTGCCGTTTCCGGAGCAGGTGTTGACCGTGGCCATCAACGATGCCGACTACCAGGGGTCGCAGGCATGCGGCGCCTACCTCGAGGTGCTGAATCCCGCGACGTCGAAGAAGGTGGTGGTGCGCGTGGACAATCGCTGTCCCGATTGCCCGCCGCGCGGGCTGGACCTGGCCATACCGGCCTTCGCGCAGATCGCCCCGCTGGAAGCGGGCATCGTCTCGCTGCGCTGGCGCTACGTCTCGGGCCCCGATGCGCAGGCGTCCGTCGTTTTCAAGGAAGGCTCCAGCGCTTCGTGGAGTGCCCTGCAGGTGCGCAACCAGCGCAATGCAGTCGCTTCGCTCGCCTATCGCACGACCGGTTCGGGCGGCACCTATGTGCCCCTGGAGCGGCAGATGTACAACTACTTCCTCGCGCCCGGCGGCATGGGGCCGGGGCCTTTCGACCTGAAGATCACCGATGTGTTCGGCCAGGTGCTGGAAGTGTCCGGAGTGCCGCTGAGCGTGGGGCCCGAGCTTCCGCTGGGCGTGCAGTTCCCCGCGGTGCTGCCCGCACCCGGCTCGGCCTGGTCCGTGCCGGATGACACGCCACCTGCACCCGCCACCGGCCCGGTCACCTACGCCACCAGTGTCAACAGTGACTGGGGCCAGGGCTATTGCCTGAACGTGATGGTGACCAACCCCAATGCCGGTCCGGTGGACTGGGCCGTGCGCATCCCCGTGGCGGGGACGGTCTATAACGCCTGGGACTCCCAGGTGACGCAGGCAGGCAACGAGCTTCTGGCCCAGGGCGCGGCCTGGAACCGCACCCTGCAGCCCGGCGCCAGCGTGCAGTTCGGCTTCTGCGCCAACCGCTGAGCGTTGTCCGGCCCCGGCCTGTTTCCCGGCGGTGACGGATGCTTCCGGCGCTGGCATGCTGTCCGACAGGTCCGGGGCGCCCGCGCTTCTATGGTGGTACTTCCGCAACCGCCTGGAGCCTTCGCCATGCAGACATCGACCGACACCCGGAGCAACCGGGACAACCGCCGCGGGTGGTGGATGGCCGTCGCCACGGCAGCCATTGTGCTGGCGGCCGTGATCGCGTTCAACCTGCTGGGGCCGAAGAATCCCGCGCGTCCGCCCGGCGATGGACATAAGACCCCGGCCTCGCAAGGGGCGGCCCAGAGCGGCGGGCCGGCGCC comes from the Paracidovorax avenae ATCC 19860 genome and includes:
- a CDS encoding DUF2789 domain-containing protein, whose translation is MITTEPTMTNLFLQLGLEESPDAITRFIHTHQLGAGVQVADAPFWNDAQRQFLAEQLKADAPWAMVVDQFNEALHADAVERRTEAEVPGTAEAVPSR
- a CDS encoding phytanoyl-CoA dioxygenase family protein, which encodes MARARLGHAPEVPMRQWREDHWVLHALGIGIEPFHAWFGRTDATDFPAFARWLQETAGDPPADRLARLETVLAGLPLPPDAQRLIAEVDRMEPVLSGEDLAFWDAQGYVVLHDAAPPDDVAAAARAIWEFIGAQPEDSATWYPFNDHGIMVQLFQHEALERNRRNLRIHKAFAQLWGTADLWCTTDRVGFNAPETPAHRFRGPHLHWDVSLRMPVPFGTQGILYLADTRAEQGAFTLVPGFHQRLGAWLDGLPGGPASARTQDLQALGAVPIAGRAGDLIIWHHALPHGSRPNTADRPRLVQYMNFFPAEAPAQDEWI
- a CDS encoding expansin EXLX1 family cellulose-binding protein — protein: MSKSLFYVFGRRCAQALGWLALAVALPVAAQVTPGETYTGRGTNYGYSGGGNCSLPFPEQVLTVAINDADYQGSQACGAYLEVLNPATSKKVVVRVDNRCPDCPPRGLDLAIPAFAQIAPLEAGIVSLRWRYVSGPDAQASVVFKEGSSASWSALQVRNQRNAVASLAYRTTGSGGTYVPLERQMYNYFLAPGGMGPGPFDLKITDVFGQVLEVSGVPLSVGPELPLGVQFPAVLPAPGSAWSVPDDTPPAPATGPVTYATSVNSDWGQGYCLNVMVTNPNAGPVDWAVRIPVAGTVYNAWDSQVTQAGNELLAQGAAWNRTLQPGASVQFGFCANR